A single genomic interval of Amycolatopsis albispora harbors:
- a CDS encoding VOC family protein, which produces MREQEWPPGLAVAQVRVARPTDRLAEVVEFYSGCLGLPELYRFSGHAGYDGVMLGLPGTDYHLEFTSHAGGSPGTAPSRENLLVLYFDGEARMQETVVRLGEAGHEPVELENPYWAENGALGFADPDGWLVVLVPRPVF; this is translated from the coding sequence ATGCGGGAGCAGGAGTGGCCGCCGGGGCTGGCGGTGGCGCAGGTGCGGGTGGCGCGCCCGACCGACCGGCTGGCCGAGGTGGTCGAGTTCTATTCGGGCTGTCTCGGCCTGCCGGAGTTGTACCGCTTCAGCGGGCACGCCGGGTACGACGGGGTCATGCTCGGCCTGCCGGGCACCGACTACCACCTGGAGTTCACGTCGCACGCCGGCGGCAGCCCGGGCACGGCGCCCAGCCGTGAGAACCTGCTGGTGCTGTACTTCGACGGCGAAGCGCGCATGCAGGAGACGGTGGTGCGGCTCGGTGAAGCCGGTCACGAGCCGGTCGAGCTGGAGAACCCGTACTGGGCGGAGAACGGCGCGCTCGGGTTCGCCGATCCGGACGGCTGGCTGGTGGTGCTGGTGCCGCGCCCGGTGTTCTGA
- a CDS encoding PQQ-dependent sugar dehydrogenase — protein sequence MSRPHTWRRWLTAVPLAVTALLGGSVPAASGVQATGVPLEELTVVTTEVATGLQNPTSITPVGDGRLLITEKRGVIRSYHPKTGLAAKPVLDLSARISSGAVERGLLGLALAKDRRTAYAAYTRLPDHAVTLARVRLDTGAVQELLSQPHPEFPNHNGGQVAFGSDGYLYWGIGDGGGAGDPLAAGQRLDTLLGKILRLDVNRSCDGKPYCVPGDNPFVGNAGVRTEIWSYGLRNPWRFSFDPHNGSLWIGDVGQGRFEEVDHIRAHQGGVNFGWSCLEGPVVYNQERCDPAAKYTGPVFDYVSGEQGCAVIGGHVYRGRQFAKLVAGTYVATDFCRGTAWAVRENADGTYTGGEIGTFPTDVTAFGVDEYGELYVVDEYPGRLHRVAFQRK from the coding sequence ATGTCGCGACCGCACACGTGGAGACGGTGGCTGACCGCCGTTCCGCTCGCCGTCACCGCACTGCTGGGCGGTTCCGTCCCGGCGGCGAGCGGGGTCCAGGCCACCGGGGTGCCGCTGGAGGAACTGACCGTGGTCACCACCGAGGTGGCGACCGGGCTGCAGAACCCCACCTCGATCACCCCGGTCGGCGACGGCAGGCTGCTGATCACCGAGAAGCGCGGGGTGATCCGGTCGTACCACCCGAAGACCGGCCTGGCCGCGAAACCGGTGCTCGACCTCAGCGCGCGGATCAGTTCGGGCGCGGTCGAGCGCGGGCTGCTCGGGCTGGCGCTGGCCAAGGACCGCCGCACGGCGTACGCGGCGTACACGCGGCTGCCGGACCACGCGGTGACGCTGGCGCGGGTGCGCCTCGACACCGGCGCGGTGCAGGAGCTGCTGTCGCAGCCGCACCCGGAGTTCCCGAACCACAACGGCGGGCAGGTCGCCTTCGGCTCGGACGGCTACCTGTACTGGGGCATCGGCGACGGCGGCGGCGCGGGTGATCCGCTGGCCGCCGGGCAGCGGCTGGACACGCTGCTCGGCAAGATCCTGCGGCTGGACGTGAACCGGTCGTGTGACGGGAAGCCGTACTGCGTGCCGGGCGACAACCCGTTCGTCGGCAACGCCGGGGTGCGCACCGAGATCTGGTCGTACGGCCTGCGCAACCCGTGGCGGTTCTCGTTCGACCCGCACAACGGCTCGCTGTGGATCGGTGACGTCGGCCAGGGCCGGTTCGAGGAGGTCGACCACATCCGGGCGCACCAGGGCGGGGTGAACTTCGGCTGGTCGTGTCTGGAGGGGCCCGTGGTGTACAACCAGGAACGCTGCGACCCGGCGGCCAAGTACACCGGGCCGGTCTTCGACTACGTCTCAGGTGAGCAGGGCTGCGCGGTGATCGGCGGGCACGTCTACCGGGGGCGCCAGTTCGCGAAGCTCGTGGCAGGCACCTACGTCGCCACCGACTTCTGCCGTGGCACCGCATGGGCGGTACGGGAAAACGCCGACGGCACCTACACCGGGGGTGAGATCGGCACCTTCCCGACCGACGTCACCGCGTTCGGCGTGGACGAATACGGCGAGCTGTACGTGGTCGACGAGTACCCCGGCCGCCTGCACCGCGTTGCGTTCCAGCGCAAGTAG
- a CDS encoding helix-turn-helix domain-containing protein, whose protein sequence is MSETDSWLRLLADERPEAELEEFRREQLTGAGGTRRDRLALAADRAFAIRRRLDARRRHAAELTVLNDLARRLTTLRDSAEVLTEVAAQARRLLRVDVAYLMLRQDDGRLRIEVVDGSMGSVLRGIELAAGRGLGGRVLRTGEPMWSEDYLRDTRIKHVATVDAAAESEQLGGILGVPLIRGDRPIGVLLAADRRPRAFHGGEVELLAALASHAAVALHNAGLFEELTEANATLRRADELRERLTAAVIDGGGYAEIAGELARALRGPVAVFGADHELLAGEGESAELVREAGAPHTVVHLGDAVLAPVVLGSGYAGCLVARGEAARDADAPRLLALGANSVAVVITSERSRVEAELRTRGEFVGALLSPGADEGGLRRRAARAGLALAQVRAVAVFDPGDADPRQAAQSAARVAGDAGGWSAEHGGHVVALLPGTTGEQAAERIRRVGPPCAVGIADCAGGVRAIREAHESARQTATVLLALGRARDCARAAELGLYRSLFGQAGRDELLVFITEAVGPLLAHDRDRQRDLATTLRTYLEQSRHHARTCALLHIHANTLYQRLERIDGLLGPGWREPRRALEVQLALRLHDVLSALRARG, encoded by the coding sequence ATGTCCGAGACCGACTCCTGGTTGCGCCTGCTCGCCGACGAACGACCCGAAGCCGAGCTGGAGGAGTTCCGCCGCGAGCAGCTCACCGGGGCCGGGGGCACCCGCCGCGACCGGCTGGCGCTGGCCGCCGACCGCGCCTTCGCCATCCGGCGGCGGCTCGACGCCCGGCGGCGGCACGCGGCCGAGCTGACCGTGCTGAACGACCTCGCCCGCCGCCTGACCACCCTGCGTGACTCCGCCGAGGTGCTCACCGAGGTCGCCGCGCAGGCCCGGCGGCTGCTCCGCGTGGACGTCGCCTACCTGATGCTCCGGCAGGACGACGGCAGGCTGCGCATCGAGGTGGTCGACGGGTCCATGGGCTCGGTCCTGCGTGGCATCGAGCTGGCGGCGGGCCGCGGGCTCGGCGGGCGGGTCCTGCGCACCGGCGAGCCGATGTGGAGCGAGGACTACCTGCGCGACACCCGGATCAAGCACGTCGCCACCGTGGACGCGGCCGCCGAGAGCGAGCAGCTCGGCGGCATTCTCGGCGTGCCGCTGATTCGCGGGGACCGGCCGATCGGTGTGCTGCTGGCGGCCGACCGCCGTCCGCGGGCCTTCCACGGCGGTGAGGTCGAACTGCTCGCCGCGCTCGCGTCCCATGCGGCGGTCGCGCTGCACAACGCCGGGCTGTTCGAGGAACTCACCGAAGCGAACGCCACGCTGCGGCGTGCCGACGAACTCCGGGAGCGCCTCACCGCGGCCGTGATCGACGGCGGCGGGTACGCCGAAATCGCCGGCGAACTCGCCCGTGCCCTGCGCGGGCCGGTCGCCGTGTTCGGCGCGGACCACGAACTCCTTGCCGGGGAAGGAGAATCGGCGGAATTGGTGCGGGAAGCCGGTGCGCCCCACACGGTGGTCCACCTCGGCGACGCGGTGCTGGCGCCGGTCGTGCTGGGCAGTGGGTACGCCGGTTGCCTCGTCGCCCGTGGTGAAGCCGCCCGCGACGCCGACGCGCCACGCCTGCTCGCGCTCGGCGCGAACTCCGTCGCGGTGGTGATCACCTCGGAACGGTCGCGAGTGGAAGCGGAGTTGCGCACGCGCGGCGAGTTCGTCGGCGCGCTCCTCTCCCCCGGCGCCGACGAGGGCGGGCTCCGCCGCCGTGCCGCGCGGGCAGGCCTCGCGCTCGCGCAGGTGCGGGCGGTCGCGGTGTTCGACCCCGGTGACGCGGACCCGCGGCAGGCCGCCCAGTCCGCGGCCCGCGTGGCCGGTGACGCCGGCGGCTGGTCCGCCGAACACGGCGGCCACGTCGTCGCCCTGCTGCCCGGCACCACGGGCGAGCAGGCAGCCGAGCGCATCCGGCGCGTCGGCCCGCCCTGCGCGGTCGGCATCGCGGACTGCGCGGGCGGGGTGCGGGCTATTCGCGAAGCCCACGAATCCGCCCGCCAGACCGCCACCGTGCTGCTCGCGCTCGGCCGCGCCCGCGACTGCGCGCGAGCCGCCGAACTCGGCCTCTACCGCTCGCTGTTCGGCCAGGCGGGCCGCGACGAACTGCTGGTGTTCATCACCGAGGCGGTCGGCCCGCTGCTGGCACACGACCGCGACCGGCAGCGCGACCTCGCCACCACGCTCCGGACCTATCTGGAGCAGTCCCGGCACCACGCGCGGACCTGCGCACTGCTGCACATCCACGCGAACACGCTCTACCAGCGGCTGGAGCGGATCGACGGGCTGCTCGGTCCCGGCTGGCGCGAACCGCGGCGCGCGCTGGAGGTCCAGCTCGCGCTGCGCCTGCACGACGTGCTCAGCGCGCTCCGGGCGCGCGGCTGA
- a CDS encoding FAD-binding oxidoreductase, with amino-acid sequence MRALLDDLRRELPADRLVLDPDLIRGFVHDEAEWAPHGTPGVVVRPRTSAEVRAVVLACVRHRVPLVPRGAGTGLSGGANAIDGAVVLCTALMTEIREIDPVERLAVVQPGVVNDDLRAACAEQDLWYPPDPASAPWSTIGGNVATNAGGICCAKYGVTRDYVLALEVVTGTGELVRLGRRTAKGVAGYDLAGLMVGSEGTLGVLTEITVRLRPRREPEHTVAGYFSSIVDAGRAVTAVGAAGLTPSALELIDRHCLAAVDKWKNMGLSADAEVVLLGRTDAPGAAGEREVEAMLACFEGAGATWAARSTDQEEADALFAARRLAYPALERLGPVLTEDVCVPRAAVPEMLARIEKTAAELDTLIANIAHAGDGNLHPLLITPPGDEDARRRAQAAFDRIIADAIELGGTVTGEHGVGLLKRDGLRAELSPAVLDLHHAVKDALDPHGILNPGKVFSRAPGAR; translated from the coding sequence ATGCGTGCCCTCCTGGACGACCTTCGACGCGAGCTGCCCGCGGACCGGCTGGTGCTCGACCCCGACCTGATCCGCGGCTTCGTGCACGACGAAGCCGAGTGGGCCCCGCACGGCACGCCCGGCGTGGTGGTGCGGCCCCGGACTTCGGCCGAGGTGCGGGCCGTCGTGCTGGCGTGCGTGCGGCATCGCGTGCCGCTCGTGCCCCGCGGCGCGGGCACCGGGTTGTCCGGCGGCGCCAACGCGATCGACGGTGCCGTGGTGCTGTGCACCGCGCTGATGACCGAGATCCGCGAGATCGACCCGGTGGAACGCCTCGCCGTGGTGCAGCCGGGAGTGGTCAACGACGACCTGCGGGCGGCCTGCGCCGAGCAGGACCTGTGGTACCCGCCCGACCCGGCCAGCGCGCCGTGGTCGACCATCGGCGGCAACGTGGCGACGAACGCCGGTGGCATCTGCTGCGCGAAGTACGGCGTCACCCGCGACTACGTGCTGGCGCTGGAGGTGGTCACCGGCACCGGCGAGCTGGTCCGGCTGGGCAGGCGCACGGCCAAGGGCGTCGCGGGCTACGACCTCGCCGGGCTGATGGTCGGCTCGGAGGGCACGCTGGGCGTGCTCACCGAGATCACCGTGCGGCTGCGCCCGCGACGCGAGCCGGAGCACACCGTCGCCGGGTACTTCTCGTCCATTGTGGACGCCGGGCGCGCGGTGACCGCGGTCGGCGCGGCCGGGCTGACCCCGTCCGCGCTGGAGCTGATCGACCGGCACTGCCTGGCCGCGGTGGACAAGTGGAAGAACATGGGCCTGTCCGCCGACGCCGAGGTGGTGCTGCTCGGCCGCACCGACGCGCCGGGCGCGGCGGGGGAGCGCGAGGTCGAGGCGATGCTGGCGTGCTTCGAAGGCGCCGGGGCGACCTGGGCGGCGCGGTCCACCGACCAGGAGGAGGCCGACGCGCTGTTCGCCGCGCGGCGGCTGGCCTACCCGGCGCTGGAACGGCTGGGCCCGGTGCTCACCGAGGACGTCTGCGTGCCGCGGGCCGCGGTGCCGGAAATGCTGGCGCGCATCGAGAAAACCGCCGCCGAGCTGGACACGCTGATCGCGAACATCGCGCACGCCGGCGACGGGAACCTGCACCCGCTGCTGATCACCCCGCCCGGTGACGAGGACGCCCGCCGCCGCGCGCAGGCCGCGTTCGACCGGATCATCGCCGACGCCATCGAACTCGGCGGCACGGTCACCGGTGAGCACGGCGTCGGCCTGCTCAAGCGCGACGGCCTGCGTGCCGAGCTGAGCCCCGCCGTGCTGGACCTGCACCACGCGGTCAAGGACGCGCTCGACCCGCACGGCATTCTCAACCCCGGCAAGGTGTTCAGCCGCGCGCCCGGAGCGCGCTGA
- a CDS encoding MFS transporter, with amino-acid sequence MAQPTAPAARPKRTREEKKVLASTLAGTTIEWYDFFIYAQAASLVLGPLFLAPVSQASPGLATVISLATIGISFLFRPLGAIIAGRYGDKLGRKKMLVLTLVLMGAATALIGALPTYADIGVTAPIVLIVLRIVQGFSAGGEWGGAALMSVEHAPENRRGLFGAYPQVGVPIGLILATGVLWIMTTVTTPAQFQSWGWRVPFLFSVVLIVLGYAIRRAVEESPVFQEMLQRRKESSAPLRDLFKHHTKQVVLTALIFIANNAAGYLVIAYFIAYGTGTLKLSRPSVLLAIVVGSLGWLIFTLYGGALSDRIGRVRTFQLGYALVFAWMIPLFLLIDTRNIWLFGAAVFVLTIGLGLSYGPMSAMYAEMFPTSVRYSGVSIGYALGAILGGAFAPTIAELLVQNTGWAPSVGIYIMVLCVISFAAVTAVKETKGTDLRVPA; translated from the coding sequence ATGGCACAACCGACGGCGCCCGCCGCGCGGCCGAAGCGGACGCGTGAGGAAAAGAAGGTGCTGGCCAGCACGCTGGCCGGGACCACCATCGAGTGGTACGACTTCTTCATCTACGCCCAGGCCGCCAGCCTGGTGCTCGGCCCGCTGTTCCTGGCGCCGGTGAGTCAGGCGTCACCGGGGCTGGCCACGGTGATCTCACTGGCCACCATCGGGATCAGCTTCCTGTTCCGGCCGCTCGGCGCGATCATCGCCGGGCGCTACGGCGACAAGCTCGGCCGCAAGAAGATGCTCGTGCTCACGCTGGTGCTGATGGGCGCGGCCACCGCGCTGATCGGCGCGCTGCCCACCTACGCCGACATCGGCGTCACCGCCCCGATCGTGCTGATCGTGCTGCGGATCGTGCAGGGCTTCTCGGCCGGTGGTGAATGGGGTGGGGCCGCGCTGATGTCGGTCGAGCACGCCCCGGAGAACCGGCGCGGGCTGTTCGGGGCCTATCCGCAGGTGGGCGTGCCGATCGGGCTGATACTGGCGACCGGCGTGCTGTGGATCATGACCACGGTGACCACGCCCGCCCAGTTCCAGTCGTGGGGCTGGCGGGTGCCGTTCCTGTTCTCGGTGGTGCTGATCGTGCTCGGCTACGCGATCCGGCGCGCGGTCGAGGAGAGCCCGGTCTTCCAGGAGATGCTCCAGCGCCGCAAGGAATCCTCCGCGCCGCTGCGTGACCTGTTCAAGCACCACACCAAGCAGGTGGTGCTCACCGCGCTGATCTTCATCGCCAACAACGCCGCCGGGTACCTGGTGATCGCCTACTTCATCGCCTACGGCACCGGCACGCTGAAGCTTTCCCGGCCGTCGGTGCTGCTGGCGATCGTGGTCGGCTCGCTCGGCTGGCTCATCTTCACCCTCTACGGCGGTGCGCTGTCGGACCGGATCGGCCGCGTGCGCACCTTCCAGCTCGGTTACGCGCTGGTGTTCGCCTGGATGATCCCGCTGTTCCTGCTCATCGACACCCGCAACATCTGGCTGTTCGGCGCCGCCGTCTTCGTGCTGACCATCGGGCTGGGCCTGTCCTACGGCCCGATGTCGGCGATGTACGCGGAGATGTTCCCGACTTCGGTGCGTTACTCGGGGGTGTCCATCGGGTACGCGCTGGGCGCGATCCTCGGCGGGGCGTTCGCGCCGACGATCGCGGAGCTGCTGGTGCAGAACACCGGCTGGGCGCCCTCGGTGGGCATCTACATCATGGTGCTGTGTGTGATCTCCTTCGCCGCGGTCACCGCGGTCAAGGAAACGAAGGGCACCGACCTGCGCGTGCCCGCCTGA
- a CDS encoding DUF6882 domain-containing protein has product MPTFLELQDDAALLSFEHQLHLSERVGEHSWRVDLAQPLFEFTGENPLTCDRVHLLGSAAPGPGSWLWAWANPFGYRPEVLGIALEAKEFGERHGIPELAQPEVPFDALPGSPSEPAQVASLMMEAAKVATGRWSGYQGPVGGGTRAGFLLEHPELALPPATSARTMRVLQQGVLELTLHDHRRAFGAYAVHRGLRVTEDGPLWISGPDFRIAVEFDEQNLMTKMSATLGAPG; this is encoded by the coding sequence ATGCCCACGTTTCTCGAACTCCAGGACGACGCCGCCCTGCTTTCCTTCGAACACCAGCTGCACCTGTCCGAGCGGGTCGGTGAGCACTCGTGGCGCGTGGATCTCGCGCAGCCGCTGTTCGAGTTCACCGGGGAGAATCCGCTGACCTGCGACCGGGTGCACCTGCTCGGCAGCGCCGCGCCCGGCCCTGGATCGTGGCTGTGGGCGTGGGCGAACCCGTTCGGCTACCGGCCCGAGGTGCTCGGGATCGCGCTGGAGGCCAAGGAATTCGGGGAACGCCACGGCATTCCGGAACTCGCGCAGCCGGAGGTGCCGTTCGACGCGCTGCCGGGCTCGCCGTCGGAACCGGCGCAGGTGGCGTCGCTGATGATGGAGGCGGCGAAGGTGGCGACCGGCCGCTGGTCCGGTTACCAGGGCCCGGTCGGCGGAGGCACCAGGGCCGGCTTCCTGCTGGAGCACCCGGAACTCGCGCTACCGCCCGCGACCTCCGCGCGGACCATGCGTGTGCTGCAGCAGGGCGTGCTGGAGCTGACGCTGCACGACCACCGGCGCGCGTTCGGTGCCTACGCCGTGCACCGCGGGCTGCGGGTCACCGAAGACGGTCCACTGTGGATCTCCGGCCCGGATTTCCGGATCGCCGTCGAGTTCGATGAGCAGAACCTGATGACGAAGATGTCCGCGACGCTGGGCGCGCCGGGCTGA
- a CDS encoding xanthine dehydrogenase family protein molybdopterin-binding subunit, whose protein sequence is MISRRGFLAGAGAAALLVAIPVPAVGQSAQSAQSAEFTPSVFVRIGADGRIEVTVPRPDTGQGVRTVALLLVAEELSVAPEHLVVHQAPGDTARYGSQLVAGSQSVQLLIGPLRTAGATARCLLLTAAARRWQVPVAQCRARDGYVWHDQHGRLSYAELVADAAAIDPATVPVTLTPRAEWRFLGKEATRIDAADIVTGRARFGIDVREPGTRFAVVRRAEWIGATVATVDDTAARAVPGVLDVIRLDPAAGTQGGVAVIADSTAAALAGREALVVGWTGGSPQADSRAWLAGLASAVPAPPRAPGPVGLDLTYHLPLLAHAPMEPLNATAHLPGDGTLTIHAPTQDPGGMRDQLAQLLKLDRAAVTVHATLAGGAFGRRFELDFVLEAVACSRVTGKPVKLLWTRDDDTQHDSYRPMSVHRLTAVLARDGVPRWRSHGVATWPLTTAPFSNNPELVLLSGDQFPYRVPGKPSVVLKPSPLRTGFWRSVYAGPFVFAEECFLSAAGHRAGLDQVELRRRLLPSDSRLRRVLDAAASQAPPPAGVVRGVACHLDYGSAIAVLADVRDLGGTPVVSRVTAAVDVGIALHPSGVRAQVEGGVMDAVSTVFGAQITVRDGRVVQSSFRDYAWARIDRAPEIDVVIVDSGEAPGGLGELAYPPASAAIASAVAALTGVPVHGMPVTAETG, encoded by the coding sequence GTGATCAGCAGGCGCGGCTTCCTGGCCGGTGCGGGTGCCGCGGCGCTGCTGGTCGCGATCCCCGTCCCGGCCGTCGGCCAGTCCGCGCAGTCCGCCCAGTCAGCCGAGTTCACGCCCAGCGTGTTCGTGCGCATCGGCGCGGACGGCCGCATCGAGGTGACCGTGCCGCGCCCGGACACCGGCCAGGGCGTCCGCACGGTCGCGTTGCTGCTCGTCGCCGAGGAGCTTTCCGTTGCCCCTGAACACCTCGTGGTGCACCAGGCACCCGGTGACACCGCGCGTTACGGCTCGCAGCTGGTCGCCGGTTCGCAGTCGGTCCAGCTGCTGATCGGGCCGTTGCGCACGGCGGGCGCGACCGCGCGCTGCCTGCTGCTGACCGCGGCGGCCCGCCGCTGGCAGGTGCCGGTCGCGCAGTGCCGGGCCCGCGACGGTTACGTCTGGCACGACCAGCACGGCCGCCTTTCCTACGCCGAACTGGTGGCCGACGCCGCCGCCATCGATCCGGCGACCGTGCCGGTCACGCTCACTCCGCGGGCCGAATGGCGGTTCCTCGGCAAGGAAGCCACCCGCATCGACGCCGCCGACATCGTCACCGGCCGGGCGCGCTTCGGCATCGACGTGCGCGAGCCGGGCACGCGGTTCGCCGTGGTGCGCCGCGCGGAGTGGATCGGCGCGACCGTCGCCACGGTGGACGACACCGCCGCCCGCGCGGTGCCCGGCGTGCTCGACGTGATCCGGCTCGACCCGGCCGCGGGCACGCAGGGCGGCGTGGCCGTGATCGCCGACTCGACCGCCGCCGCGCTCGCCGGGCGCGAAGCGCTGGTCGTCGGCTGGACCGGCGGCAGCCCGCAGGCCGACAGCCGGGCGTGGCTGGCCGGCCTCGCGTCCGCCGTGCCCGCGCCACCGCGGGCACCCGGCCCGGTCGGCCTCGACCTGACCTACCACCTGCCGCTGCTCGCGCACGCGCCGATGGAACCGCTCAACGCCACCGCGCACCTGCCCGGCGACGGCACGCTGACCATTCACGCGCCCACGCAGGACCCCGGCGGCATGCGCGACCAGCTGGCGCAGCTGCTCAAGCTCGACCGGGCCGCGGTCACCGTGCACGCGACGCTGGCCGGTGGTGCCTTCGGCCGCCGGTTCGAGCTGGACTTCGTGCTGGAGGCGGTCGCCTGCTCGCGGGTCACCGGGAAGCCGGTGAAGCTGCTGTGGACCCGCGACGACGACACGCAGCACGATTCGTACCGCCCGATGTCGGTGCACCGGCTCACCGCGGTGCTCGCCCGCGACGGCGTGCCGCGCTGGCGTTCGCACGGGGTCGCGACCTGGCCGCTCACCACGGCTCCGTTCTCCAACAACCCCGAGCTGGTGCTGCTCAGCGGTGACCAGTTCCCGTACCGGGTGCCGGGGAAACCGTCGGTGGTGCTGAAGCCGTCGCCGCTGCGCACCGGGTTCTGGCGGTCGGTCTACGCGGGCCCGTTCGTGTTCGCCGAGGAGTGCTTCCTCTCCGCCGCGGGTCACCGCGCCGGGCTGGACCAGGTGGAGCTGCGACGCCGGTTGCTGCCGTCCGATTCCCGGCTCCGGCGTGTGCTCGACGCGGCCGCGAGCCAGGCACCGCCGCCCGCCGGGGTGGTGCGCGGAGTCGCCTGCCATCTCGACTACGGCTCAGCCATCGCGGTGCTCGCCGACGTCCGCGATCTCGGCGGCACGCCGGTGGTCAGCCGGGTCACCGCGGCCGTGGACGTCGGGATCGCACTGCATCCGTCCGGCGTGCGCGCGCAGGTCGAGGGCGGCGTGATGGACGCGGTGTCCACTGTGTTCGGTGCGCAGATCACCGTGCGCGACGGCCGCGTGGTGCAGTCCTCGTTCCGCGACTACGCCTGGGCCCGCATCGACCGGGCGCCGGAGATCGACGTGGTCATCGTGGACTCCGGGGAAGCGCCGGGCGGGCTCGGCGAACTCGCCTACCCGCCGGCGTCCGCGGCGATCGCCTCGGCGGTGGCGGCACTGACCGGCGTGCCCGTGCACGGCATGCCGGTGACCGCGGAAACCGGCTGA
- a CDS encoding (2Fe-2S)-binding protein encodes MPVYRLLVNGIEREVEARPDTPLLWVLRDQLGLTGPKYGCGVGACGACVSLLDGEAARVCVLPVGELGERAVTTVEGLDDHPVQRAWIAGDVAQCGYCQAGQIMSTVALLRDRPQPSDSDIDEALRDNVCRCGTYPRIRRAVHAAAELAREEGR; translated from the coding sequence GTGCCGGTGTACCGACTGCTGGTCAACGGCATCGAGCGGGAAGTCGAGGCACGCCCGGACACGCCCCTGCTCTGGGTCCTGCGCGACCAGCTCGGCCTGACCGGGCCCAAGTACGGCTGCGGCGTCGGCGCCTGCGGAGCCTGCGTGTCCCTGCTGGACGGCGAGGCGGCCAGGGTGTGCGTGCTGCCGGTCGGGGAGCTGGGCGAGCGCGCGGTGACCACCGTCGAGGGCCTGGACGACCACCCCGTGCAGCGCGCCTGGATCGCCGGTGACGTGGCACAGTGCGGTTACTGCCAGGCCGGGCAGATCATGAGCACCGTCGCGCTGCTGCGAGACCGGCCTCAACCGTCCGATTCGGACATTGACGAAGCGTTGCGGGACAACGTGTGCCGCTGCGGGACCTATCCGCGGATCCGCCGGGCCGTGCACGCGGCGGCGGAGCTGGCGCGGGAGGAGGGCCGGTGA